A single window of Neurospora crassa OR74A linkage group VII, whole genome shotgun sequence DNA harbors:
- a CDS encoding RecQ mediated genome instability protein Rmi1 produces the protein METARTLHRQLTTDSHTTFLPIPSLSWLTTLIPSTTSRNIPPLPSLLATARLRLLSSDLSTPGLLDPSYVSSHSFPPSLTSGQQHPPTGYPKDQTLPQDVLVQVLDIVNLSRSKWEVVEELESIERGEQTRGREVIRLPTTSNSSDPNDPNDGVDMGDGGTQTQAAQQQAATAQAQQQAQQAKDRKNATHKITLQDCSGQRLYALELKRIEEIAVPQFVNGKMVGGTPIGCKLLLRKGTKVARGVVLLEPGRVKVLGGRVEGWGRVWEQGRFERVRGEVQAQRG, from the coding sequence ATGGAAACAGCCCGCACCCTCCACCGGCAACTCACCACCGACTCCCACACCAccttcctccccatcccctccctttcctgGCTCACAACCCTcatcccctccaccacctctcgCAACATCccaccccttccctccctcctagCCACcgcccgcctccgcctcctttcCTCCGACCTTTCCACGCCCGGTCTCCTCGACCCCAGCTACGTCTCCTCACACAGCTTCCCCCCCTCTTTAACATCCGGTCAACAACACCCACCTACGGGGTACCCAAAAGACCAGACCCTCCCACAAGACGTCCTAGTCCAAGTCCTCGACATCGTCAACCTGTCCCGCTCCAAATGGGAAGTCGTCGAAGAGCTTGAGTCCATCGAGCGCGGGGAACAGACGCGCGGGAGGGAAGTTATTCGCCTCCCCACCACTTCCAACTCCTCCGATCCTAATGATCCCAACGACGGGGTAGATATGGGCGACGGCGGGACCCAAACGCAAGCTGCCCAGCAACAAGCAGCAACAGCCCAAGCCCAGCAGCAAGCCCAACAAGCAAAAGACCGCAAAAACGCAACACACAAAATAACTCTCCAAGATTGCTCAGGGCAGAGACTCTATGCGCTAGAACTAAAAAGAATAGAAGAAATCGCCGTGCCGCAATTTGTCAATGGAAAAATGGTTGGGGGGACGCCGATCGGGTGtaagttgttgttgagaaagGGGACAAAAGTGGCGAGgggggtggtgttgttggagcCGGGGAGGGTCAAAGTGTTGGGGGGTAGGGTAGaggggtgggggagggttTGGGAACAGGGACGGTTTGAGAGGGTGAGGGGGGAGGTTCAGGCTCAGAGGGGGTGA